The Azospirillum fermentarium genomic sequence ATCCACCCCCTGGGTGAGGGTGATCCAGAAGCGCGTCATCCGTTCGTCGGTGACCGGCAATTCCGTGGCCCCTTCGGCCAGGAGGCGACGGAACATCGGAACCACGCTGCCGCGCGAGCCGATCACGTTGCCGTAGCGCACGACCGAGAAGCGGACGTCATCGTTGCCCGACAGGTGGTTGGCGGCGATGAAGATCTTGTCCGCGGCCAGCTTGCTGGCCCCGTACAGGTTGATCGGGTTCACCGCCTTGTCGGTGGACAGGGCCAGAACCCGGCCAACCTTGGCCCGCAGGGCCGCCCGCACCACGTTTTCCGCCCCGTGGACGTTGGTGCGGATGCATTCGAAGGGGTTGTATTCGGCTGCCGGCACATGCTTGAGCGCCGCGGCGTGGACAACGGTGTCGATCCCGCGCATCGCCAGGTCCAGGCGGTCGGCGTCGCGCACGTCGCCGATGAAGTAGCGCAGCGCCGGATGACGCCCGAACGCCAGGTTCTGCTGCATCTCGAACTGCTTGAACTCATCGCGGGAGAACACGACAACCCGCGCCGGCGCCGCCTCGCTCAGGATCTTCTCGATGAAGCGCTGCCCGAACGACCCCGTGCCACCGGTGATCAGGATCGATTTGCCGTTCAGGGCCGCATAGGATGACGCCCGACGATAGTCCCGCATGAACCCAAAAACCTCGCGCTTTCAAACTCCGGCGCCGGGAAGCCCTTGCCCCCAGACCCGGCATGCATTGCAGAAAACACTTCCTCCTTCAAGGCCTCTTACACCCTGACAGAAAGACAAAATACGGTACCTGCTCCAAAACGTTCATCGTTTGCGCGAAAAATACCCGAGAAAAATGGACGAGCTGCACACGCTCATTTCGAAGTTTTCATGCTGTGCCGCCCCATAAAGGAATGGTTCTGTGCCTCATCAGAATAGCAGGTTTGCCATGATGAGCTGTATCATGTCACTGGAGACATCGATCCGTGTTTCATAGGTGTTGGAGTGGCGTGGCAGAAATCATCCCGGTACAATGTCCGCGCCCTGGTCGATGTCTTTTAGCGGTTGGACACGATCATTGGCAACAGTGTGAGATTTTGCACTAAGGATCCTGGAGCACCGAAAGCGCCACGGCGGTCCAGGTTCTGAACCGCATATTCACGCTCGGACGCCGCAATTCCGTCCGTGCTACGGACCCCAGGACGCGCGGGGAAACGGTTCAGATTGCCTCGCTGCAACAAAGTCCGATCCCGCTATACGAGGGCCTTGCCAGAAGGGGCCGGAGGGCGCTTTGATCCGCTTCCGAAAATGACCGCCCCCCTTGGAAACGCCGGCAATGGGACACGAATGATCGAGGCCGTCGACATATACCGGAAAATGATCCTGATCCGCCGCTTCGAAGAGCTCCTGCTGGAGCTTTTCTCGGCGGGCAAGCTTTCCGGCACCACACACACTTATGTAGGCCAAGAGCCAGTGGCGATCGCGGTGGCTAGCCATCTCGGCCCGGGCGATTGCGTCTTCAGCAACCACCGTTGCCACGGTCATTACATTGCCCATACCGGCGACATCGAGGGTTTGTTGGCCGAGATTATGGGCCGTACCGGGGGCGTGTGCGGCGGGCGCGGCGGTAGCCAGCACCTGCACCGGGGAAACTTCTATTCCAATGGGATCCAGGGCGGCTTTATGCCCATCGTGGTCGGCATGGCGCTGGCGGAGAAGAAGAGGGCCCGCGGAAACGTGGTGGTCGCTTTTATCGGCGATGGAACCCTCGGCGAGGGGGCCGTGTACGAAGCACTGAACATGGCCGCCTTGTGGTCGGTGCCCCTGCTGGTGGTGGTCGAAAACAACCGTTACGCCCAATCGACTCCCATTACGCTGGGGGTAGCCGGATCGATCCCGGACCGGGGGCGGTGTTTCGGCCTGTCCGTGGGAGAGAGTGACGGCTGGGATGTAACGGGGCTGACCGCACGTTTCGGAACCCTGGTGGCGCAGGTACGCAACGAGGGGCGGCCCCATATGGAAGTCGTCGAGACATACCGCCTGAACGCCCACTCGAAGGGGGACGACACCCGCGCGACCATGGAGGTGGCGGCCTTTCGTGCCCGTGATCCGGTGGAGCATTGGGGCAGAGGGCTTCCACCCGGCCTGCGAGCTGCTGTCGATGCCGAAGTCGCGGGCCGCCTTGCCGAAACCCTGGCGGCGGTCGAGGCCATGCCTCTTGCCCAACTGGCGGAGGTGGGCTGATGCGTGTGGTCGAATCCCTCAACGGTGCTCTTCACCGCATGATGGCCGCCGATCCCGAGGTGGTGCTGATCGGCGAGGATGTCCTCGACCCCTACGGCGGCGCGTTCAAGGTCTCCAAGGGGTTGTCCACCGCCTTTCCCGGCCAGGTTATCACCACGCCCATCTCGGAAGCGGGTCTGGTCGGGGTGGCTGTTGGCATGAGCCTGCAGGGCTTCAAGCCGGTGGCCGAGATCATGTTCGGTGATTTCGTCACTCTGGCCATGGACCAGATCATCAACCACGCCGCCAAATTCCCCTGGATGTTCGGGCTGGCGGCGCTGCCGCTGGTGGTCAGGGTGCCCATGGGCGGTTACCGGGGTTATGGACCGACCCACAGCCAGTCTCTGGAAGCGCTGTTCATGGCGGTACCGGGACTGACCATGGTGGCACTTTCTCATCTCCACGATCCGGGGGCACTGCTGGAGCGGGCAACGCTCGACGCTGGGGTGCCGATCCTGTTCGTCGAAAACAAGAGCCTTTATCCTGTGGAACTGGAAGAGGGCGACATGGTGGGCGGTCTGCACCGCCGGGTCCTCGATCCACGGCGGCCTTATCCGAGCGTGGCCCTGAGTGCGGCTCCAGACGAGCGGCCCGACGTCACTCTTGTTGCCTACGGCGGTCTTGTGCCCATGGCGGTCAGAGTCGCTGCTGAAGCCATGATTGAGGATGAGATCCTGGTCGAGGTGGTGGTGCCCGCACAGCTGCGCCCTTTGCCGATCGAGGATATCCTGGTGTCGGCAGAGGCGTCGGGGCGGGTTCTGGTGATCGAGGAAGGGCCGCGCGTCGGTGGCTGGGGTGCCCATGTGGCGGCGGATTTGACGGAGCGGGCCTTCGGCCGGCTGAAGGCCCCGGTCGCCCGCATTGGCGCCAGGGACGTGCCGATCCCCAGCGCCCGGCAGATGGAAGCCCAGATGCTTCCGGCGGCCGGGGATGTGTTGGCGGGGATCCGGGATCTGATGGGAAAGTCGTAGGCTCATGCATATGCATATCCAGACGGTCCCCCAACTGGGGGTGAACGACGACACCGTGCGTATCACGCGCTGGCTGGTGGCCGAGGGTGAGCGCGTGGCGCCGGGCATTGCCATCGCCGAGGTGGAGACCACGAAGGCGGCAGTGGAAATCACCGCCGACGTGGGCGGGCTGGTGGTGTTCCTGGCGGCCGAGGGCGATTCGCTGGCGGTCAGTAAGCCCTTGGTATTGCTGGGAGACGACCTGTCCGTTCTGGAACAGGAACGGGACAGCCGTCTGGCGGCGTGCCCCGACAGTGCCGCCGTCGCGGCTGGGGGCGCCGGCGAGATGGTGACCCGGAAGGCGGCCCGTCTGGCGGCGGAGCATGGGCTCGATCCCGCCGTGGTGGCGGCGGAAACCAGGGGGATCGTCCGTGAAGCCGATGTCAGGCGCTTTCTGGCCGCGCGGACGATTGCGGAGCGGGCTCTGCCCGAGCGTTTTCCGGCTCTGAACGGGCGCAAACCGGTTCTGATCTGGGGAATTGGCAATGGTGCGGTGACCATGCGCGAGGCATTGTCCCTGGGCGACGCCTATGACGTGGTCGGCTTCATCGCCGACCGACCATCCGATTCCGCCGTCAAGGACGAGCTTCCTGTGTATCCCGATACAGTGCTGCCGCAACTGGCGGCGAGCGGGGTCTCAGGGGTCGGGCTTGCCATCACGTCGAGCGAACAGCGCTTGGAGAATTGCCGGCGTCTGCTCACGCTGGGCATCGAACCCCTGATGGTGCAGCACCCGCGCGCCTGGGTGGCCCCTTCCGCCCGGATTGGGAAGGGCTGCCATATCAAGGCGGGGGCGGTGGTCGAGACCCGCGTGGAAATCGGGATGGCCTGCCAGATTGATAACGGCGTAATCGTCGCCCACGATACCTGCATCGGTGACGGCTGCCATGTGGCCCCTGGTGCCTCGCTGGGCTCCAGCGTCACCGTTGGGGCCGGAACCATCATCGGCATCGGCGCGTCGGTGGCGACCGATGTCCGTATCGGGGATCACAGCATCGTGGTGGTCGGCAGTTCCGTCACGCGTGACGTTCCCCAGCGTTCGATCATCGAGGGGGTTCCAGGCCGGACCATCGGCCGCCGCCGGTGACGGGCGCGATGGCGGGGCTCACGCCCTGAGCAGGGGTGATCGCCCCGATGAGGGTAACCTCGGTCGGAGACGCCTCCCTTGCAGCGCATTTCGACATCACGGCCTTGGCACATCAGAGGCCGCCGGGAGCGTCCATCCCATCGCCTACCGATCCACCGCTTCCATCGCACGAGAGGCTTTCGCCATGACCACCGCCATCATCGTCCAGGCGCGCATGACCTCCACCCGCCTTCCGGGAAAGGTGCTGTTGCCGCTGGGTGACCGCACGGCCCTGGCCCAGGTGCTCGGGCGTTGCCGGCTGGTGCGTGGTGTGGATGTGGTGTGTTGCGCGGTCCCCGATGCTCCCGCCTCCGACCCGGTGGCAGCCGAAGCCGAAGCCTGCGGTGCGGTGGTGGTGCGCGGTTCGGAGCATGACGTTCTCGGCCGCTACCGCCAGGCTGCCGAAGTGGTGGCGGCGGATCTTGTGATGCGGGTGACCAGCGATTGCCCGCTCATCGACCCGGAAAGCTGCGCTGCCGTTATCGCCGAGGTCGCCGCCGGCCGTGCCGACTATGCCTGCAACAACATGCCGCGCACCTGGCCCCATGGTCTGGATTGCGAGGCTTTCCCCGCCGCTCTGCTGGAGCGGGCGGGGCGGGAGGCAACGGCGCCGTATGAGCGCGAGCATGTAACGCCCTGGATGCGCACCCATCCCGGCCTGCGCCGGGTCAATGTGCCCGGACCCCGTCCGGAGCAGGCGGGCCTGCGCTGGACCCTCGATTTTCCCGAAGATTACGTTTTTCTCAAAGCGGTGTTCGGCCACTTGCCGCCGCTGCCGGAGGTTCCGTCAGCGACGGCCGTTGCTGCCATGGTCGCCGCCGACCCGGGGTTGTCCGCAGCTGCCGAGCGGTGTCTTGAAACGGCCCGCCGTCACGCCTGATGAGGCGTCCGCCCGCCCTCTCGATCATCCGATCATATGTGGCCTTTATCGAAGAGCGTGTTGAGCCCGTCAGCGTCGAGCCATTCGGCGTTGTCGCCGCTTTCGTAGTGGAAATCCTCGGGCACGGGCTTTCCGCCGTAGTCGATGGATGGATCCCACATGGCGAAGGAGGGCTTGACGATGTAGCGGTCTTCCAGCTCCAGGGTGAGGCGGGCGTCGTCACGGGTGATGAGGGCCTCGTGGAGCTTCTCGCCCGGGCGGATGCCGATGGTGCGCAGGGGCAGGCCGGGTGCCATGGCACGGGCCAGATCGGTGATGCGCATGCTGGGGATCTTGGGCACCAGGATCTCGCAGCCCTTCATGGTGGCCAGGCAATCGACCACGAAATCCACCCCCTGGGTGAGGGTGATCCAGAAGCGCGTCATCCGTTCGTCGGTGACCGGCAACTCCGTGGCCCCTTCGGCCAGGAGGCGGCGGAACATCGGAACCACGCTGCCGCGCGAGCCGATCACGTTGCCGTAGCGCACGACCGAGAAGCGGACGTCATCGTTGCCCGACAGGTGGTTGGCGGCGATGAAGATCTTGTCCGCAGCCAGCTTGCTGGCCCCGTACAGGTTGATCGGGTTCACCGCCTTGTCGGTGGACAGGGCCAGAACCCGGCCAACCTTGGCCCGCAGGGCCGCCCGCACCACGTTTTCCGCCCCGTGGACGTTGGTGCGGATGCATTCGAAGGGGTTGTATTCGGCTGCCGGCACATGCTTGAGCGCCGCGGCGTGGACAACGGTGTCGATCCCGCGCATCGCCAGGTCCAGGCGGTCGGCGTCGCGCACGTCGCCGATGAAGTAGCGCAGCGCCGGATGACGCCCGAACGCCAGGTTCTGCTGCATCTCGAACTGCTTGAACTCGTCGCGGGAGAACACGACAACCCGCGCCGGCGCCGCCTCGCTCAGGATCTTCTCGATGAAGCGCTGCCCGAACGACCCCGTGCCACCGGTGATCAGGATCGATTTGCCGTTCAGGGCCGCATAGGATGACGCCCGACGATAGTCCCGCATGAACCCAAAAACCTCGCGCTTTCGAACTCCGGCTCCTCACCGGATGGCACGGCATGCATCGCAGAAAACGCCCCCGCCTTCAAGGCTTCTCACGCCGTCCCCGCAGACCGCAAACCGAAACCACGGTCCTGAAACCGGGCGTTTCCCTTCTTGACAACCGCCGTATACATGCGGTTTTCTGGCCACCCGGCAGTGCCCCATTGCGGCGGCGCAAAATTCCCGGCCCAACGCTGGACGAGACAACGCTGGACAAGAGGCGGCATGCCGAAAGTCTGTTTCCGTTGCGACGCCTCTCCCGCCATCGGGATGGCCCATGTCCTGCGTTGCGTGGCGCTGGCCGAGGTCCTGGCCGAAATGGAATGGGACGTGGTCTTTGCCTGCAGCAGGGACACCCATGCCACGGTTCCCTACATCGCGGCCATGGGGTTTGATGTCCTGCCCCTGGACGTGATGGCTCAGGATGAACCGGCGGCCCTGGGTGCCCGCTGGGCCAAGGGCTGCGACCTGCTGGTGATCGATCATTACGGACGGGACGCCGAGTTCGAACGGGCCTGCCGCCTCTGGGCGCGGCACATCCTGGTTTTCGACGACCTTGCAGACCGGCCCCACGATGCCGACCTGCTCCTCGATCCGACGCTGGGGCGTACTGCCGATCATTACGCCGGCCTGGTGCCGTCGGGGTGCCGACTGCTGCTGGGGCCCCGTTACGCCCTGCTGCGCTCCAACTTCGTCAACGTCTGCTCCACCGCGCCGGCTCGGCGGGCCGAACACCGGTCGGTGGACCGAATCCTCGTCAGCCTAGGCACCAACAACCCGTTCAACAGCACTGAACTGGCACTCGATTCCCTGAAATTGGCAGGGATCGACGCCGAGATCGACGTCATCCTCGGTCCTCACACCGTCGGTCAGTCCGAACTGCTCCGGCGCGCCGCCCGGATGCAGCAGAAGGTGAACATCCACACCGACAGCCGCTCTGTCGCCCCGGTGATGGCGCGGGCCGATCTCGCCATCGCCGCCGCGTCCGTCACCTCGTGGGAGCGCTGCTACTTCGGGCTGCCGACCATTGCTGTCCTGACCAGCGAGAATATGCGCTTCTTCGCCCGGCAGATGGCCGAACAGGACATCGTCATGCTGGTGGAGCACGGCCGCGAGGATATCACCCAGCAGATCGCCCGGCGCCTGCGCGATCTTGCGGCCAGCCCGTCCCTGCTCGCCCGCTTGAGGGAGGCCGCGTCCTCAGTCTGCGATGGGCTGGGCCTCGTGCGCCTGCTCAACGTGCTGGCACCGGTGTGTGCGCGCGACGGCAAGCCGGTGTTGCTGCGCCCAGTCGAGGCGGTGGACGCGCCCCTGGTCGGGGCATGGCTGTCAGACCCCCGGCTGCCGCCCTTGTCGCGGGTGGCCGGCGGCGTGGCGGCCTGGCTTGATCTGCGCCTGTCCGATCCCGCCTCGCGGCTGATGATGATCATCCATGGCGACCGTCCCGGCGGACTGGTCCGTCTCGACCGCCGGGAGGACGGGGGAGAGGCGTCCCACGAGGTCTCCCTGTTCATCGCCCCCGACAGCGGTGGCTTGGGCCTGGGCCGCGCTGTGCTGCATCTGGTTCGCCGGGTTCTGCCGGGCGTGGAAATCCGGGCGCCGATGATGTTCAACACCCTGGCCAGCCATGCCCTGTTCCGTCAAGCCGGCTTCGTCGCCTCCAGCGGCTATTATCGCCGCCTGTCGCGCCTGCCGGCGGGGCGTTACAACCATTGAGCCGGCCGGTATCGAGCGGTCCGGCGTCCTTTTCGGACGCGGCGGGACAGGGGCTGTTCCTGGACCTCGACGGCACCCTGGCCGACAGCCTGGGGATCATGCGCCGGGCTTACGACGGGTTCCTGGCCGTTTACGGCCATTCCGGCCTGGACGCAGAGTTTGCCGCCCTGAATGGTCCACCGCTGCGGGAGATCGTGCGTATCCTGAAGCGGACCCGTGGATTGACGTCGCCGCCGGATGAGTTGCTCGCCGTCTACCGTGAACAGATCGAACATCATTACCTGACCGGTGTTGCTCCGGCCGCCGGTGCGGAAGCGTTGCTGGCAGCGGCACGGGCGCGAGGATGGCGGGTGGCGGTGGTGACATCCAATCGCAGGGGTCTGGCTTGGGAGTGGCTGGGCACTGTGGGGCTGGCGGACTTTGTCGAAACCGTCGTGGGGGGCGAGGACGTGATGTGCGGCAAACCCGCTCCCGACCCGTATCTGGCGGCCATCCGTGCGCTGGACTGTGCGCCGGCCCGCTCCCTGGCGGTGGAAGATTCGCCGCAGGGGGCGCAGGCCGCGCTTGCCGCCGGCCTGGAAACCCACGTCGTGGGGAGCGGGCCCGGTCCCGGCTGGCCGGAGGGGATCGCCGTCTTCCTGCCCCGACTAGCGGACTTGACCCGCCTGTTTCAGGAGGGCGGGGTAGAAAAGATCGCGAGAGATTGCTGAAGCCATCCTTGGTGGTGGAAGGAGCGCCAGTTTCCAGGGCATCGCCGGTGCTGGTGACTCTCCGCTTCCCATAAGATCTCGTCTGGTCTACCTTGCGTCCGGCTGGAGACGAACTTGGTATCTATCCAGGCAGTACCGAATACATGATTGCTGCATTCATCAGGCAGAGATATGCAGTTATCTTAAAAATAGGTCTTTAGTGAAATATGGAAACAGGGTCGAAAAATGTTGTTTGTAAGGGGCGAGATCACAAAAATGCGCCTTGAACACGCAATCAAAAGAATAAAATATTTTGATTCTCTTCCTCATCCTATAGAGTCAAAGTGGTATGGCCTCGATAGCCATCTTCTCGATTGGCTTGGCCTGCCGAGAAGTGTGCAAATTGTTGTTCAGATGTACCATGGCCCTGATAGTTATAGTGATACGCTGCCAGTATATTTGGCGCGACAGGCGCCTGTTCTTGTCGGAAGAGATGAAACAAAAGAGAATTACGAAAAACAAGGCAAGGTGGCATTCGTCACCGGGTCGGTTCACGCGCACTATCGCCATATGCAAGGCATTCAGAAATCTCCCGACGCCAGGGGAACCATCGCTTTTCCATCCCATTCGACGCATCATAATCATGCCCAGTTCGATGTCGCGTCCTATGCTGAGAAGCTGCTCGCCTTGCCGGAAAGGTTTCAGCCCGTCGCCGTTTGCGCTTATTGGAAGGATATCCTAAACGGAAATACCCAGGCGTTCCTGGACCGCGGGATTCCGGTGTTCACCGCTGGGCATATATTCGATCCAAATTTTTGTGTCGAATTCTATGATATATTGAAAAATTTCGCCTATGCAACGTCGAACGTCGCTCTTGGAACGGCATCATTCCTGTCGATCGAGATGGGGCTTCCATTCTTCGTGATGGGTGCAGAGGCTCATTACTTCTTGGACGGTCAGGATCCGAACATCAATGAGGACTGGAGCACCGAAACGCGGTTCATAGAGCGGGCCTGCCAAGATCCGCTTGCCAAGGAGTTTTATCGAATCCTACCCCGTTGGGAGGATATGGCGCCCGATGCCGATGTGACGCTTTCGAAGACGCTGGCCGATCTTACCTTCCATATGATGGGCGGCAATGCAAAAATTGATAAGCATCAACTCAGGAAATTGATTTTCTTAAGCCATATCCAGACGAATCCGTCTGTCATGCATAAGGTAAAGTGGCTGATTTATAATCAGGATATCCTGCCGAAGGACGTATGTTCATCTATATTCCACGACAATCCTGAAATGCGGGATCTTTGCCATGTCTTGCGGGAATATCCTGAGATCTTCAGGTGATGGAGCCGTGTCAGATGTTTCGTAATGAGCGTGCCGTCCACTTGACCTCGAACCGGAGATTGTTTATATGAGTCGCTTCGACGTCATCCGCTGGGAAGAGGGTGAAGCGGCGTGGGATCAGTTTGTCAGAACATCCCCGCAGGGGACGGTCTTCTGCGAAACACGCTTTTTTGATTCACTGTCCTGCACGGCGGATCGCTGGGCCGTGATCTTCGAAGGAAGGGTGGTTGCCGCGGTTCCCATGCTGCGGGACGGTGAGCGTGTGGTTTCCGTCGGGAGCTTGCCGGCTCTTTATATCGGGCCGATGCTGTCTTCCGAGTTCATGGCTCTGCCGGCCCATCGCCTGCACAAGGTCTTGCCAGAGCTTCTGGAGGAGACCTACGCCTGTCTGAGTGCGGTCTACCCGGTGGTGACATTCTGCTTCCATCCGAGCTTTCCCGACCTGCGGGGTGCGTCCTGGTTCAATTACCACCGTCCCGACCTGGGCCTGGTCAAGCTGAACCTGTGTTACACGGGCGTCCTCGATCTGAAGAACGACGAGCCGCTCGATAGCCTGCTGAAAGGAATGCGGGATAGCCGCTGTTACGACCACAGGCGAGCCAGGAAGCACGGCTATCGACCGGTCGTTGCCGATGATGTCTCGCTTCTCGACCGCCTTCATCGGGCGACGTTTGCCCGGCAGGGGCTGTCCCGCCCCGAAGCTCATGACAAGCTCATCGTGCCGATAGCCCGGCATGCCATCGAAGGCGGTTTCGGCGAGATGATCGTCGTGGAAACGGCCGAGGGCGCGCCAGCCTTTGCCATGCTGGCGCTGTTCGACGACAAGAGCGCGTATTATGTCTTCGGTGCTGGCGATCCGGAACTCAGGAATTTCGGGGGCGGCACGTTGGGGCTGATCACATCGTTCGAAAGGATGCGCGACCGAGGAATCCGGCGGTTCGATTTCCTGGGTATCAACTCCCCGCAACGTGGTGATTATAAGACCAGTTTCAACGCAGGGGTGGTTGCATATATTTCCGCGAAGTGGGAACGTCCCTGACCATACCCCGTCCCTGCGTGGCGGGAACGGGCCTACTGATATTTAAAAATATTAGTGGTCCAATGCAAAAAATCTCGAAAGTATGCAGCGGAGTTTGCCTAGATGAATAAGAATAGCAAAGAAATCGATCAATCAATTAATGAAATATACAATAATGCTATCGATCAAGGCAAGTCACCTTTTGAGAGAATATTGTGTGGTGAGCCAGCGCGACAGTATCATCGCTTCAATGAGATCGTCGCTCTTATCGGTGATCTGCAGAGATCGGACGTATCCGTGCTTGATTTCGGGTGTGGCAACGGTGAATTCTATAAATTTTTGAATTTCATGGGTTTTCGTGGAGCTTATCAGGGAGTGGATATCAATGCCCGCCTGATCGAGGAAGCAAAGAAGCGTTTCCCTCAAGGAAATTTTTCCAACACCAATATCGATGATCTCGATTGCGTGGCGGATATTACCGTCATGTCTGGCATCTTCAATGTCAATGTTGGGCAAAATATTGACTATGTAAGAAATATCATTGAAAAAATTTCTAAGAGCAATACAAGTAAAATTGTCATATTCAACGCGATAAGCTCTTATGTGAATTTCAAAGAAGAAAAAATGTTCTATATATCGCCTGAAGATGCCATTGGAATTGCGGCTTCAATCAGCCCCAAGTTCGAAATCAGGCATGGCTTCGTGCCGTTCAATTACACGGTCGCCATTCACCTCGATGGTAAGCCCTGGGCGGGGATCGAAGAGCATCCGGTGTGACACCTGGTGCCGCCCCCTCGCGTTCCGGGCGGCGCCCTTTGACCGGGAGCCGCCCTCGTCCTTATCAAGCAGGTGTGAGCGCTGCCGGGAACGGCTGCTCTTCCCCTCTCCGCGGCAGGTTCAGCGGCCCGTGCAGAGGATGGCGCGGCCAGAGGGAGACCGCTGGCCGGCCAAGCGCGCCGGCCTCTACGAACAGGGTGCTGTCCATGCCGGCCACAACATCGGCTGCCAACACGGCGTGCAGGCTGTCGCCGTCGGTGCTGACCACCACCGTGGGTGGGGCGGCGTAGCGGTCGTATTTGCCGGGCGTGTCCTTGGGGTGGGGGCGGATCACCACACAGGCTCCGGCCTCCGCCGCCTGGGCGAGGACGTGTTCCAGGCAGGCGAATTCGTCATAGCGGGCTATGCGGCCCGTGGCGCACATCTCGGCCTGGGCCTCACCGGGAAACAGAACCACCACGGCACCGGGGGAAACCCCCCACGTCAGGCGCAGCGCCGCGGCCGCTTCCGCTGATACCCGGCTGCCGCACCGGTGCAGCCGTGCTTTGTGCAGGTCGCCGCCCAGCCGCAGCCGTCCGCGTGGAACGCCCTGCGCTTCCAGCCCGGCGGCCATGGCAGCATCGATGGCGAAAACATGATCGGGATAGGTGACGCCGCCGTCCCGGCTACGGAACCGTTCGCCGAGGTTGGCGGAGTGATCGATGAAGGCGGCACAGGGCAAACCGGCAGCCCGTGCCGCCTGCCACAACCTTTGCGGGCTGTCGTCGTCCACGTCGCTGGTGGCGGTCAGCACTGTGTCTACGCCAAGCTCTGCCAGCCAAGCGGCTCCATCCCGGCCATCCGGCCAGACGGCCGGCTCGATCCCGGCCCGCCGCCAGACGGCCACGGCATGGTCCCGACCGCCCGCCACCACCTTCACGGGGCCGAGCGATGCCGCGAAGCCGGCAAGGTCCGGGGTAGGCGCCGGCATGACCCCGGTCAGCACGTCGTGCAGCCCGGCCATCTGGTTTGCCCCGCCGGCATCCCGGCTGAACAGCAGAACCCGCTTCATGCCGCCTGGCTGCCCTTGGCCAGCGCAGCCAGGCGGTGGCGGGCCGCGTGGACCTTGTGGAAGGCGTCCGCGATCCGGTCGATCGCGTCCTGCTCCAACTGATGGGAGCAGATGGCGAAGCTGAGAAGCTCGGTCTCGTGCATCCGCTCGCACACCGGGGCGAGCCCGTCGGGATAGCGCCGTTCGCTCAGGCTGAAGGGCCAGCCGCCTCCGAACGCCTGGCGCCGCTGGAACGGCGGCAGGCGGTACAGGGGCCGTACGTACCCCTGACCCAGGGGGACGCCTTCAGCGGCCATGGCCTGGGCAAACAGGGCGCGTGGCACACCCACGGCGCCGGCATCGTAGCGCGCCGCCCACACATAGTAGACGTGCCGGCACCCCGCACGCACGGCCGGCGGCGTCAGCCCCTCCAGCCCGGACACCGCCGCGGTCAGGCGGGCGGCCAGTTCCTCGCGCCGGCTGACGATGACGCCGGCGCGTTCGAGCTGGGCCAGCCCCACCGCTGCCGACAGTTCCGACAGACGGTAGTTGAAACCGACCAGACCGGATGCGTCCTCGACGCCGAAGGCCTCGATCAGGTTTTCTCCGTGGTTGCGGATCAGGCGCAGACGCAGGGCCAGCCGCTCGTCGTCGGTGACGCAGACCCCGCCCTCGCCGGTCTGGACGTGTTTGTGGCGGTTGAGGCTGAACACCCCGATGTGGCCGACGGTACCGGCCTGCCGGCCGTGCTCGGCGGCCAGC encodes the following:
- the pseG gene encoding UDP-2,4-diacetamido-2,4,6-trideoxy-beta-L-altropyranose hydrolase; this translates as MPKVCFRCDASPAIGMAHVLRCVALAEVLAEMEWDVVFACSRDTHATVPYIAAMGFDVLPLDVMAQDEPAALGARWAKGCDLLVIDHYGRDAEFERACRLWARHILVFDDLADRPHDADLLLDPTLGRTADHYAGLVPSGCRLLLGPRYALLRSNFVNVCSTAPARRAEHRSVDRILVSLGTNNPFNSTELALDSLKLAGIDAEIDVILGPHTVGQSELLRRAARMQQKVNIHTDSRSVAPVMARADLAIAAASVTSWERCYFGLPTIAVLTSENMRFFARQMAEQDIVMLVEHGREDITQQIARRLRDLAASPSLLARLREAASSVCDGLGLVRLLNVLAPVCARDGKPVLLRPVEAVDAPLVGAWLSDPRLPPLSRVAGGVAAWLDLRLSDPASRLMMIIHGDRPGGLVRLDRREDGGEASHEVSLFIAPDSGGLGLGRAVLHLVRRVLPGVEIRAPMMFNTLASHALFRQAGFVASSGYYRRLSRLPAGRYNH
- a CDS encoding HAD family hydrolase; protein product: MSRPVSSGPASFSDAAGQGLFLDLDGTLADSLGIMRRAYDGFLAVYGHSGLDAEFAALNGPPLREIVRILKRTRGLTSPPDELLAVYREQIEHHYLTGVAPAAGAEALLAAARARGWRVAVVTSNRRGLAWEWLGTVGLADFVETVVGGEDVMCGKPAPDPYLAAIRALDCAPARSLAVEDSPQGAQAALAAGLETHVVGSGPGPGWPEGIAVFLPRLADLTRLFQEGGVEKIARDC
- a CDS encoding GNAT family N-acetyltransferase, whose translation is MSRFDVIRWEEGEAAWDQFVRTSPQGTVFCETRFFDSLSCTADRWAVIFEGRVVAAVPMLRDGERVVSVGSLPALYIGPMLSSEFMALPAHRLHKVLPELLEETYACLSAVYPVVTFCFHPSFPDLRGASWFNYHRPDLGLVKLNLCYTGVLDLKNDEPLDSLLKGMRDSRCYDHRRARKHGYRPVVADDVSLLDRLHRATFARQGLSRPEAHDKLIVPIARHAIEGGFGEMIVVETAEGAPAFAMLALFDDKSAYYVFGAGDPELRNFGGGTLGLITSFERMRDRGIRRFDFLGINSPQRGDYKTSFNAGVVAYISAKWERP
- a CDS encoding class I SAM-dependent methyltransferase, whose translation is MNKNSKEIDQSINEIYNNAIDQGKSPFERILCGEPARQYHRFNEIVALIGDLQRSDVSVLDFGCGNGEFYKFLNFMGFRGAYQGVDINARLIEEAKKRFPQGNFSNTNIDDLDCVADITVMSGIFNVNVGQNIDYVRNIIEKISKSNTSKIVIFNAISSYVNFKEEKMFYISPEDAIGIAASISPKFEIRHGFVPFNYTVAIHLDGKPWAGIEEHPV
- a CDS encoding glycosyltransferase family protein, whose translation is MKRVLLFSRDAGGANQMAGLHDVLTGVMPAPTPDLAGFAASLGPVKVVAGGRDHAVAVWRRAGIEPAVWPDGRDGAAWLAELGVDTVLTATSDVDDDSPQRLWQAARAAGLPCAAFIDHSANLGERFRSRDGGVTYPDHVFAIDAAMAAGLEAQGVPRGRLRLGGDLHKARLHRCGSRVSAEAAAALRLTWGVSPGAVVVLFPGEAQAEMCATGRIARYDEFACLEHVLAQAAEAGACVVIRPHPKDTPGKYDRYAAPPTVVVSTDGDSLHAVLAADVVAGMDSTLFVEAGALGRPAVSLWPRHPLHGPLNLPRRGEEQPFPAALTPA
- a CDS encoding DegT/DnrJ/EryC1/StrS family aminotransferase, producing the protein MTSNDLALLGGTPVIGAPLAPYNQIGPLERARVLEVMDSGVLSGFIAVDGPEFDGGPMVRELERQWCGHFGCRYAVTVNSATSGLYAAMGAIGLEPGDEVIVPPYTMSATAMAPLIYGGIPVFVDIEPETFCLDPAQVAAAITPRTRAILAVNLFGHPARLAELRALADARGLYLVEDNAQGPLAAEHGRQAGTVGHIGVFSLNRHKHVQTGEGGVCVTDDERLALRLRLIRNHGENLIEAFGVEDASGLVGFNYRLSELSAAVGLAQLERAGVIVSRREELAARLTAAVSGLEGLTPPAVRAGCRHVYYVWAARYDAGAVGVPRALFAQAMAAEGVPLGQGYVRPLYRLPPFQRRQAFGGGWPFSLSERRYPDGLAPVCERMHETELLSFAICSHQLEQDAIDRIADAFHKVHAARHRLAALAKGSQAA